A single Arachidicoccus sp. BS20 DNA region contains:
- the mqnE gene encoding aminofutalosine synthase MqnE, translated as MQDVAINGVERLVEEEKDQSLKTIGYKILNSERISFDEGVTLFEKGSLGFVGSLANHVREKKNGNIVYFNRNFHIEPTNVCVFTCAFCSYSRLYKHREEGWELSEDQMMHIVKSYDGKPVTEVHIVGGVHPKLNLQFFINLMKKIKAHRPDLHIKGYTAVELDYMFRKAKVSVEEGMQLLKDAGLQSLPGGGAEIFHTEIREQICADKVDADGWLAIHRAAHKLNMHTNATMLFGHIEKYEHRIDHMERLRQLQDETGGFNTFIPLKFRNQNNDMSHIPESSVVEDMRLYAISRLYLDNFPHVKAYWPMLGRQNAQLSLSFGVDDLDGTIDDTTKIYSMAGSEEQKPSLSTAELVALIKQAGRAPVERDTLYNVIKDYSEEDLAALAANPNYN; from the coding sequence ATGCAGGATGTGGCAATTAACGGTGTAGAAAGATTGGTGGAAGAAGAAAAAGACCAAAGTTTAAAAACCATCGGTTATAAAATATTAAATAGTGAACGCATCAGTTTCGACGAAGGTGTTACGCTTTTTGAAAAAGGCTCGCTCGGTTTTGTGGGCTCGCTCGCAAATCATGTGCGCGAAAAAAAGAACGGCAACATCGTTTATTTCAATCGCAACTTTCATATTGAGCCGACCAACGTGTGCGTGTTTACCTGTGCGTTTTGTTCCTACTCACGCTTGTACAAACATCGCGAAGAAGGTTGGGAACTGAGCGAAGACCAAATGATGCACATTGTCAAAAGCTACGACGGAAAACCTGTAACGGAAGTGCATATTGTAGGTGGCGTTCATCCAAAACTGAACTTGCAATTTTTCATCAACCTGATGAAAAAAATCAAAGCGCATCGTCCAGATTTACACATCAAAGGTTACACGGCTGTCGAGTTGGATTATATGTTCCGCAAAGCAAAAGTTTCTGTTGAAGAAGGAATGCAATTATTGAAAGACGCGGGTTTGCAATCATTGCCCGGCGGCGGCGCGGAAATTTTTCATACTGAAATAAGAGAACAAATCTGTGCCGATAAAGTGGATGCAGACGGTTGGCTGGCAATTCATCGTGCAGCGCACAAATTGAATATGCACACCAACGCAACAATGCTTTTCGGGCACATTGAAAAATATGAACATCGCATCGACCACATGGAACGGTTGCGACAACTACAAGATGAAACCGGCGGCTTCAACACATTTATTCCTCTGAAGTTTCGTAATCAGAATAACGATATGTCTCACATTCCCGAAAGCAGTGTGGTGGAAGATATGCGCCTGTATGCAATTTCGAGATTGTACTTAGATAATTTTCCGCACGTAAAAGCTTACTGGCCCATGCTTGGACGGCAAAATGCGCAACTCTCTTTAAGCTTTGGCGTAGATGATTTAGACGGAACAATTGATGATACTACCAAGATTTATTCGATGGCAGGAAGTGAAGAACAAAAACCGTCTTTATCAACTGCAGAATTGGTTGCGCTCATCAAACAAGCAGGTCGCGCGCCTGTTGAACGCGATACTTTATATAATGTGATTAAAGATTACAGCGAAGAAGATTTGGCGGCATTGGCAGCAAATCCGAATTATAATTAA
- a CDS encoding TlpA disulfide reductase family protein produces the protein MKKLSLVLLCGIPVTIWAQAPFQISGSVKGVNPSVDKVYISYAANGQNVLDSANVRGNKYKFTGYITQPTRVELKAAYNNDRASLQRDVITLFAEPSDITINSVDSFSNATITGSQVNVEFQKLQTAAKPFQPKVIALSKEIAQYRKEKNTQELEQAQLQLDEVNAQLNEAVYAKYIQQNPNSPLAFFALQQYAGPTMPKPQETLQLFNLLPESMKRSHDGMRMKDLISRVLRASAGKPAPDFTQTDMNGNSVTLSSFKGKTVLINFWASWCGPCRALDADLVKLYNTYKDNNFTIINVSLDKPGEKDIWLKAIQEDGLSIFPQVTDLRFWNNAVARLYGIVSAPQNILVNADGVIVAKNLKPNQLNDKVKSLVE, from the coding sequence ATGAAAAAGTTAAGTTTGGTCTTGCTGTGTGGTATTCCGGTAACAATATGGGCGCAGGCGCCGTTTCAGATTTCCGGTTCGGTAAAAGGCGTAAACCCGTCTGTAGATAAAGTATATATTTCTTATGCTGCTAACGGACAAAATGTTTTGGATAGCGCAAATGTGCGTGGCAACAAATATAAATTCACAGGCTACATTACGCAACCCACGCGTGTTGAACTGAAAGCCGCATATAATAATGATAGAGCTTCTTTGCAGCGAGACGTAATAACGCTTTTTGCAGAGCCTTCAGATATTACAATCAATAGCGTAGATTCTTTCTCCAATGCAACCATTACCGGCTCGCAGGTAAATGTTGAGTTTCAAAAATTACAAACTGCGGCAAAACCTTTTCAGCCTAAAGTGATTGCTTTGTCAAAAGAAATTGCTCAATACAGAAAGGAAAAAAATACGCAGGAACTTGAGCAGGCACAACTGCAATTAGACGAAGTAAATGCGCAATTAAATGAAGCCGTGTACGCCAAATATATTCAACAAAATCCAAATTCGCCGTTGGCATTTTTTGCTTTGCAGCAATATGCAGGACCAACAATGCCGAAGCCGCAGGAAACTTTGCAACTGTTTAATTTGTTGCCCGAATCAATGAAGCGGTCGCACGATGGAATGCGTATGAAAGATTTGATTAGTCGTGTGCTGCGCGCAAGCGCGGGAAAACCTGCGCCTGATTTTACACAAACTGATATGAACGGAAATTCTGTAACACTTTCATCATTCAAAGGAAAAACGGTGCTGATTAATTTTTGGGCAAGCTGGTGCGGACCTTGCCGTGCACTAGATGCAGATTTGGTAAAATTGTACAATACATATAAAGATAATAATTTTACTATTATCAACGTGTCGCTTGATAAACCGGGCGAAAAAGATATTTGGTTGAAAGCCATACAGGAAGATGGTTTGAGCATTTTCCCACAAGTAACAGATTTGCGTTTTTGGAACAATGCTGTTGCGAGATTGTATGGAATTGTTTCCGCTCCGCAGAATATTCTTGTGAATGCAGACGGTGTTATTGTGGCAAAAAATTTAAAGCCGAATCAGTTGAATGATAAAGTGAAATCTTTAGTGGAGTAG
- a CDS encoding ABC transporter ATP-binding protein, whose protein sequence is MTALSVHQISKNYGAIAALKNVSFDVPQGSIFGILGPNGSGKTTLLGIVTNVLKANAGTCSLFGEPITSKLRRQTGTLLETPNFYHYLSARKNLEITAQIKGYDFSTIDDVLKRVDLYERKDSKFSTFSLGMKQRLAIAAALLGSPSILILDEPTNGLDPNGIADIRSLIKSLANEGKTVVMASHLLDEVEKVCTHVAILKKGTLLADGNVNSVLKSNDIIELSAPDFTKLKEVLSNFTGYTSMEEQRDLLLLHHEPDAISLEALNKYCFEHGVTLTHLSVHKKSLETKFLEITNQ, encoded by the coding sequence ATGACAGCATTATCTGTTCATCAAATATCAAAAAATTACGGAGCGATTGCAGCATTGAAAAATGTTTCATTCGATGTGCCGCAAGGCAGTATTTTCGGTATTCTTGGACCCAACGGAAGCGGTAAAACCACTTTATTAGGCATTGTAACAAATGTGTTGAAAGCCAACGCAGGCACTTGTTCCTTATTCGGAGAGCCTATCACTTCCAAACTGCGCAGGCAAACAGGCACATTACTTGAAACGCCTAACTTCTATCATTATTTATCGGCAAGAAAAAATCTGGAAATTACTGCACAAATTAAAGGTTACGATTTTTCAACAATTGATGATGTACTGAAGCGAGTCGATTTGTATGAAAGAAAAGACAGCAAGTTCAGTACATTTTCTCTCGGCATGAAACAGCGCCTTGCAATTGCGGCAGCTTTGCTGGGAAGTCCGTCTATATTGATTTTAGACGAACCGACAAATGGTCTTGACCCGAACGGAATTGCAGATATCCGCAGTCTTATAAAGAGTCTGGCAAACGAAGGAAAAACGGTTGTAATGGCAAGTCATTTGCTGGACGAAGTGGAAAAAGTATGCACGCATGTAGCCATTTTAAAGAAAGGAACTTTACTTGCCGATGGTAACGTAAACTCTGTTTTGAAAAGCAATGATATTATTGAATTATCTGCACCCGACTTTACAAAACTGAAAGAAGTCTTGAGTAACTTTACAGGCTACACTTCGATGGAAGAACAAAGAGATTTATTGCTGCTGCATCATGAACCGGACGCAATTTCTTTGGAGGCGCTAAACAAATATTGCTTTGAACACGGCGTTACACTTACACATTTAAGCGTTCATAAAAAATCGTTGGAAACAAAATTCCTTGAAATTACAAATCAATAA
- a CDS encoding ABC transporter permease, which yields MYKNLMIEWLKVRNYRTFWVLLILFVVCMIGVNYVVYHLKKEVGTQAVSMFIGNPFEFPDVWQTVTYISSFLLFLPGLIVLILITNEYNFKTHRQNIIDGISRFDFALTKILVVLKLSVFATIIAALIAVFIGISGNTSFSFDHAGYLWYFFLQALTYSLAGLVFGFLFKRSGLAIALYFIYLFFLKNILTFFINHYFSSIGDYFPIKSSDNLIQNPLIQKFSKEIHFLTPPNVPLLIIFTVVYLIAFYFIIVKKFTTEDL from the coding sequence ATGTATAAAAACTTAATGATAGAATGGCTGAAAGTCCGCAATTACCGCACCTTTTGGGTATTGTTGATTTTATTTGTCGTATGTATGATTGGTGTAAATTATGTTGTTTACCACTTAAAAAAAGAAGTTGGCACTCAAGCCGTATCTATGTTTATCGGTAATCCGTTTGAGTTTCCAGATGTGTGGCAAACGGTTACATACATCAGCAGCTTTTTACTGTTTCTTCCGGGATTAATTGTATTGATTTTGATTACCAACGAATACAATTTCAAAACGCACCGGCAAAACATTATTGATGGTATCAGTCGCTTCGACTTCGCATTAACTAAAATATTAGTTGTATTAAAACTTTCTGTATTTGCAACAATAATAGCTGCGCTAATTGCAGTATTTATAGGCATTTCGGGCAATACATCTTTTTCATTTGACCATGCAGGCTATTTGTGGTATTTCTTTTTACAGGCGCTAACTTATTCGCTTGCGGGATTGGTGTTCGGTTTTTTATTCAAGCGTTCCGGATTAGCGATTGCGCTTTATTTTATTTATTTATTCTTTCTGAAAAATATTTTGACCTTCTTCATCAATCATTATTTTTCAAGCATAGGCGATTATTTCCCCATAAAGAGTTCAGATAATTTAATACAGAATCCGCTTATCCAAAAATTTTCCAAAGAGATTCACTTTCTCACACCGCCGAATGTGCCTTTACTAATTATATTTACGGTTGTGTATCTCATTGCATTTTATTTCATTATTGTAAAAAAATTTACGACGGAAGACTTATAA
- a CDS encoding mechanosensitive ion channel family protein codes for MTNSFFHTVFLDNTIKAWFICAGAILLALIFSRFISKGLATLFVKLFTKVKHTDYSDVFKKNIVKPLSHYIFWSVVVFSLEKLSFPHQMEFDFFKTKFSKVLDAISMGWLTVCFFQLVIGIAMFIAFVLKESAAKKNDRPILQMISLLADLVRAVLIVFCILFVLKVSFNYSLSSFVTSLGLVTAALALAAKESVENIICSFVIFLDKPFFVGDTINVNGVSGTVEKIGLRSTLLRTDAKTLVNMSNSSVIGGTLENKSNQTYRHTVQTLELDLDTTPETIQELVNHIKKLLQNMSNESIVNPAVYFKDTGINSHKIFVEYFGLMNMTYADFTQRVQQINIEIVTIIKQLNISLVKLNDR; via the coding sequence ATGACAAACAGTTTCTTTCATACAGTGTTTTTAGACAATACAATTAAAGCGTGGTTCATTTGTGCCGGAGCTATTTTGCTGGCGTTGATTTTCAGCAGATTTATTTCCAAAGGCTTGGCTACATTGTTTGTAAAATTATTTACGAAAGTCAAGCACACCGATTATTCAGATGTCTTTAAAAAGAACATCGTAAAGCCTTTGAGCCATTATATTTTTTGGTCGGTGGTAGTTTTTTCTTTAGAAAAACTAAGTTTTCCGCATCAGATGGAATTTGACTTTTTTAAAACGAAATTCAGCAAAGTGCTGGATGCAATAAGCATGGGCTGGCTCACGGTTTGCTTTTTTCAATTAGTGATAGGTATTGCTATGTTTATCGCATTTGTTTTAAAAGAAAGCGCTGCCAAAAAGAATGACCGCCCTATATTGCAAATGATTTCTTTACTGGCAGATTTGGTGCGTGCCGTGCTGATTGTGTTTTGTATTTTATTTGTGCTGAAAGTGTCATTTAACTATTCGCTTAGTTCCTTTGTTACAAGTTTAGGTTTGGTTACTGCGGCGCTTGCGTTGGCTGCAAAAGAAAGCGTGGAAAACATCATCTGTTCTTTTGTTATATTTTTAGACAAACCGTTTTTTGTGGGCGATACTATTAATGTCAATGGAGTAAGCGGCACGGTGGAGAAAATCGGTTTGAGAAGCACGTTATTGCGTACCGATGCGAAAACTTTGGTTAATATGTCTAACAGCAGCGTGATTGGCGGAACATTGGAGAATAAAAGTAATCAAACATACCGGCACACAGTGCAGACATTGGAACTGGATTTAGATACAACGCCCGAAACTATTCAGGAATTGGTTAATCATATTAAAAAGTTATTACAGAATATGAGCAATGAAAGTATTGTCAATCCCGCAGTTTATTTTAAAGATACAGGAATTAATTCTCATAAAATTTTTGTAGAGTATTTTGGATTGATGAATATGACATACGCTGATTTTACTCAACGTGTGCAACAAATAAACATTGAAATAGTTACAATAATCAAACAATTGAATATTTCACTTGTTAAGCTGAATGACAGATGA
- a CDS encoding UDP-2,3-diacylglucosamine diphosphatase, giving the protein MPQIPVNKKIYFLSDFHLGAPDYEKSLLREKKIIAFLNSIKDEASEIFLMGDMFDFWYEYKKVVPKYFVRLLGKFGEISDSGVKIHFFIGNHDMWMNGYFEKELNIKTYSEPQHFEYNGKKLLIGHGDGLGPGDKGYKFLKKIFRNKFCNWLFGQLHPTWGIGLANYFSRKSREKTGDANAEWLGEDKEWLVIYCREILQKENIDYFIFGHRHYPVDLKLNEESRYINLGDWITNFTYAEFDGNDIKLKKWES; this is encoded by the coding sequence ATGCCTCAAATTCCCGTTAATAAAAAAATATATTTCTTATCCGACTTCCATCTCGGTGCGCCGGACTATGAAAAAAGTTTGCTGCGTGAGAAAAAAATTATTGCTTTTTTAAACAGTATAAAAGACGAAGCGAGCGAAATCTTTCTCATGGGCGATATGTTTGATTTTTGGTACGAATACAAAAAAGTAGTACCGAAATATTTTGTGCGATTGCTCGGAAAGTTTGGCGAAATCAGCGATTCGGGGGTTAAGATTCATTTCTTCATTGGCAATCACGATATGTGGATGAACGGTTATTTTGAAAAAGAACTGAACATAAAAACATATTCCGAACCGCAACATTTTGAATACAACGGAAAGAAACTTTTAATTGGTCATGGCGATGGTTTAGGTCCGGGCGATAAAGGCTATAAATTTCTTAAAAAGATATTTCGCAACAAATTTTGCAATTGGTTGTTTGGTCAGTTGCATCCAACTTGGGGAATTGGTTTGGCAAATTATTTCAGTCGTAAAAGCCGTGAAAAAACAGGCGATGCAAATGCAGAATGGCTGGGCGAAGACAAGGAATGGCTCGTGATTTATTGCAGGGAAATTCTGCAAAAAGAAAACATTGATTATTTTATTTTCGGACATCGGCATTATCCGGTTGATTTGAAGTTGAACGAAGAAAGCCGCTACATCAATCTCGGCGACTGGATTACCAATTTTACTTATGCCGAATTTGACGGCAATGACATAAAACTGAAAAAATGGGAAAGCTAA
- a CDS encoding LutC/YkgG family protein has product MQSSKEQILNKIRKALEHSTPMPFPEVQSVHREEVVNSVKDELTVTFAESFSKVGGQFIYCSTPKELVEQLNALQQAKGWKKIFSREPSIIDFLQKNDFHGLEFSNFMECEVAVTNCEKLIARTGSILMSSAQTSGRTTSVYAPVHICIAFTNQLVYDIYEGFDFMQQSKEKLPSLITLATGPSRTADIEKTLVVGVHGPKEVFCFVVEEP; this is encoded by the coding sequence ATGCAATCGTCCAAGGAACAAATACTGAATAAGATAAGAAAAGCATTAGAACATTCTACACCAATGCCTTTTCCCGAAGTGCAGAGCGTGCACAGAGAAGAAGTTGTAAACTCTGTAAAAGATGAACTGACTGTAACTTTTGCAGAAAGTTTTTCCAAAGTAGGCGGGCAGTTTATTTATTGTTCAACACCGAAAGAATTGGTTGAACAACTAAATGCTTTGCAGCAAGCGAAAGGCTGGAAAAAAATATTCAGCAGGGAACCTTCAATAATTGATTTTTTACAGAAAAATGATTTTCACGGATTGGAGTTCAGCAACTTTATGGAATGCGAAGTTGCCGTTACGAATTGCGAAAAGTTGATTGCACGTACGGGCAGTATTTTGATGAGTAGTGCGCAAACAAGCGGACGAACCACGAGTGTATATGCACCGGTTCATATTTGCATTGCGTTTACCAATCAGCTTGTGTATGATATTTACGAAGGCTTTGATTTTATGCAACAATCAAAAGAAAAATTGCCATCATTAATCACGCTGGCGACAGGTCCAAGCCGCACGGCAGATATCGAAAAAACGTTGGTTGTAGGCGTTCACGGTCCGAAAGAAGTGTTTTGCTTTGTGGTGGAAGAACCTTGA
- the ftsH gene encoding ATP-dependent zinc metalloprotease FtsH, with the protein MAQENDKRKMPNLGGGMGGNNRKNPKGSNIYLIWGLAALALFAWAYWAHSTPDTISVSEQQFFNNMLVQGDVTKLDFVDNSQASVRVYVNKDSLFKPFYKEALKDNPVNIGNYANAPLFQFRVVNLDEFQKRLESFEKAHPDITAPDTPVVSDSNWMNSNLFVTILSLIGMALIWIMLMRKMGGGAGVGGGGIFSVGKSKAQLFEKGAKMNITFKDVAGLDEAKVEVMEIVDFLKNPKKYTNLGGKIPKGALLVGPPGTGKTLLAKAMAGEAQVPFFSMSGSDFVEMFVGVGASRVRDLFKQAREKAPCVIFIDEIDAIGRARGKNAMMSNDERENTLNQLLVEMDGFGGDSGIIILAATNRPDVLDTALLRPGRFDRQISIDLPDLKGREDILRVHLKPIKISQTLDIHKLAERTPGFAGADIANICNEAALIAARKGKEGVDMIDFDDAIDRVIGGLEKKNKIIAPHEKEVIAYHEAGHAISGWFLEHAYPLLKVTIVPRGSAALGYAQYTPKEHYLYTTEQLMDDVCMTLGGRAAEQIFFGKISTGASNDLQQVTRTIYSMITVYGMNDKVGNISYYDPHQDNQFTKPFSEETGKLIDEEARKLIDVAYQRTLNLLTEKKKEVEILAKALLEREVIFKSDVEALIGKRPFNDDETVTPGVSEGVPPYDSSTLNQVPASNSNEGND; encoded by the coding sequence ATGGCACAGGAAAACGATAAGAGAAAAATGCCCAATCTCGGCGGCGGTATGGGTGGAAATAACCGGAAAAATCCGAAAGGCTCCAATATCTATTTGATTTGGGGATTGGCAGCATTGGCATTGTTCGCGTGGGCGTATTGGGCGCATTCAACGCCGGATACGATTTCCGTTTCAGAACAACAGTTTTTTAATAATATGCTTGTACAGGGCGATGTAACCAAGCTTGATTTTGTGGACAATTCGCAGGCATCTGTACGTGTATATGTAAATAAAGACAGTCTGTTTAAGCCGTTTTACAAAGAAGCTTTGAAAGATAATCCGGTAAATATCGGAAATTATGCCAATGCGCCATTGTTTCAGTTTCGCGTGGTAAATTTGGATGAGTTTCAAAAAAGATTGGAGTCATTCGAGAAAGCACATCCCGATATTACAGCGCCGGATACGCCTGTCGTGAGTGATTCCAACTGGATGAACAGCAACTTGTTTGTTACCATACTTTCTTTAATTGGTATGGCGCTTATCTGGATAATGCTGATGCGCAAAATGGGCGGCGGAGCCGGTGTCGGCGGCGGCGGAATTTTTAGTGTGGGAAAATCCAAGGCGCAGTTATTTGAAAAAGGTGCTAAAATGAACATTACTTTCAAAGATGTTGCAGGATTGGACGAAGCAAAAGTGGAAGTGATGGAGATTGTGGACTTTTTGAAAAACCCGAAAAAATATACCAATCTCGGTGGTAAAATTCCAAAGGGTGCATTGCTGGTAGGTCCTCCGGGAACAGGTAAAACTTTGCTGGCAAAAGCAATGGCCGGCGAAGCGCAAGTGCCGTTTTTCAGTATGTCCGGTTCGGACTTCGTGGAAATGTTTGTCGGAGTAGGAGCGAGCCGTGTGAGAGATTTGTTTAAGCAGGCAAGAGAAAAAGCGCCTTGTGTAATCTTTATAGATGAAATAGATGCGATCGGTCGTGCACGTGGTAAAAACGCCATGATGAGCAACGACGAACGCGAAAATACATTGAACCAGTTGTTGGTTGAAATGGACGGCTTCGGCGGCGATAGCGGTATTATTATTCTTGCAGCAACCAATCGTCCCGATGTATTAGATACAGCGTTGTTGCGCCCGGGACGTTTCGACAGGCAAATTTCTATTGACCTGCCCGATTTGAAAGGTCGTGAAGATATTTTGCGCGTGCATTTAAAACCTATCAAAATTTCGCAAACACTGGATATTCACAAGCTCGCAGAACGTACACCCGGGTTTGCCGGTGCAGATATTGCAAATATTTGTAACGAAGCTGCATTGATAGCTGCACGTAAAGGGAAGGAAGGTGTGGATATGATTGATTTTGACGATGCGATTGACCGTGTCATCGGTGGATTGGAGAAAAAAAATAAAATTATTGCACCGCACGAAAAAGAAGTAATTGCTTATCATGAAGCGGGGCACGCCATCAGCGGTTGGTTTTTGGAGCATGCTTATCCTTTACTGAAAGTTACTATTGTGCCGCGTGGTTCCGCTGCACTGGGTTATGCGCAATATACGCCGAAAGAACATTATCTCTATACGACAGAACAATTGATGGACGATGTGTGTATGACTTTGGGCGGAAGGGCTGCGGAGCAGATTTTCTTCGGGAAAATCTCCACCGGTGCATCCAACGATTTGCAACAGGTTACACGCACGATTTATTCCATGATTACCGTTTATGGTATGAATGATAAAGTCGGAAATATCAGTTATTACGACCCGCATCAGGACAATCAGTTTACCAAACCTTTCAGTGAAGAAACAGGTAAATTGATTGACGAAGAAGCGCGCAAGCTGATTGATGTTGCTTACCAAAGAACGTTGAATTTGCTTACCGAAAAGAAAAAAGAAGTAGAAATACTTGCCAAAGCATTATTGGAAAGAGAAGTGATTTTTAAATCCGATGTTGAGGCTTTGATAGGCAAACGCCCTTTCAACGATGATGAAACCGTTACGCCGGGCGTGAGCGAAGGCGTGCCGCCCTATGACAGCAGTACGCTAAATCAAGTGCCGGCAAGCAACAGCAATGAAGGTAACGACTGA
- the rsfS gene encoding ribosome silencing factor, translating into MATKTSANKVKRLTKNSKLLKVIIQSIQEKKGANIISLDLRNIPEAVADFFIVCEADSTTQVKAISDNIEEQVKLELGETPYRSEGRTQLHWVLVDYVNVVIHVMLPETRKLYKLEDLWNDAPEQRFEN; encoded by the coding sequence TTGGCAACAAAGACATCAGCAAATAAGGTAAAAAGACTTACCAAAAATTCTAAACTACTGAAAGTAATCATTCAATCTATTCAGGAAAAAAAAGGTGCGAACATCATTTCTCTCGACCTTAGGAATATACCCGAAGCTGTTGCAGATTTCTTCATTGTATGCGAAGCGGACAGCACTACGCAAGTAAAAGCCATCAGCGATAATATTGAAGAACAGGTAAAGCTGGAGTTGGGCGAAACACCTTACCGCAGCGAAGGGCGTACGCAATTGCACTGGGTTTTAGTCGATTATGTAAATGTGGTAATTCATGTGATGCTGCCGGAAACCAGAAAACTTTACAAGCTCGAAGATTTGTGGAACGACGCGCCTGAGCAACGGTTCGAAAATTAA
- a CDS encoding biotin--[acetyl-CoA-carboxylase] ligase produces the protein MIGKSLTILDEIDSSNNYAMSEAMRGTAKHGAAFMALHQTAGKGQRGKQWNDETGKNIALSILLDMSGTPVNTQFLLNTAVALAAYDLFKKYALDETKIKWSNDIYWRDRKAVGILIENKFIGQNWQWAIAGIGMNINQTSFDESLGKKVVSLKQITGKEFDIVELAKELCAFLDKRFEQFKAKKFDELLEEYNENLFRKNEATRLKYDGQTFEAIIRHADEQGNLRIDGAPKPFFTFGEIEWLIV, from the coding sequence ATGATTGGTAAATCGCTTACGATTCTGGACGAGATTGATAGTTCCAACAACTATGCCATGAGCGAAGCTATGAGGGGTACGGCAAAGCACGGCGCGGCATTTATGGCATTGCATCAAACGGCAGGCAAAGGGCAAAGAGGCAAGCAATGGAACGATGAAACAGGCAAAAACATTGCGCTATCAATATTGCTCGATATGTCCGGAACACCTGTAAACACACAGTTTCTGCTGAATACGGCAGTTGCATTGGCTGCATATGATTTGTTCAAAAAATATGCGCTTGACGAAACAAAAATAAAATGGTCGAATGATATTTACTGGCGCGACAGAAAGGCAGTCGGCATTTTGATTGAAAACAAATTCATCGGACAAAATTGGCAGTGGGCGATTGCAGGAATCGGCATGAACATTAATCAAACTTCGTTTGATGAATCGCTCGGGAAGAAAGTCGTTTCGCTGAAACAAATTACAGGAAAGGAATTTGACATCGTTGAACTCGCAAAAGAATTATGTGCTTTTCTGGATAAAAGATTTGAACAATTCAAAGCAAAAAAATTTGACGAATTATTGGAAGAATACAATGAAAACCTGTTCCGGAAAAATGAAGCAACACGTTTAAAATACGATGGACAAACTTTTGAAGCAATCATCCGACATGCTGATGAGCAGGGCAACCTCCGGATTGACGGCGCGCCGAAACCGTTTTTTACTTTCGGGGAGATTGAATGGCTCATTGTCTGA